The Prevotella fusca JCM 17724 genome includes a window with the following:
- a CDS encoding HU family DNA-binding protein, producing the protein MNNKEFIAALAAKTGYTQEESQKMVKTVVELMGKSFETGDAVPVSGFGTFEVKKRLERVMVNPSTGLRMLVPPKLVLNFKPAATIKGHVRKGGMENG; encoded by the coding sequence ATGAATAATAAGGAATTCATAGCAGCATTGGCAGCAAAAACCGGCTATACGCAGGAGGAAAGCCAGAAGATGGTGAAGACCGTTGTAGAACTGATGGGCAAATCCTTCGAGACGGGTGACGCTGTTCCTGTCTCTGGTTTCGGTACGTTTGAGGTTAAGAAACGTCTGGAGCGTGTAATGGTAAATCCTTCAACAGGTTTGCGCATGCTTGTTCCTCCAAAATTGGTGCTGAACTTCAAGCCCGCAGCTACGATAAAAGGACATGTAAGAAAGGGAGGAATGGAGAATGGCTAA